Part of the Candidatus Rokuibacteriota bacterium genome, GAACGGGGACACCGGTGATCCGCCGCTCCCGCCTGATCCTCGCCCTCATCGCCGTGGCCATGGTCCTGGCCACGGCGGCGGGGGCGTGGCTCCCGGGGGAGATGGGCGGTGGGCCCGGCCCCGAGCTGGTCGTGACGGAGGCCCGGGCCAGTCGCGTCCTCCTGCGGCACCTGGTGGCTCCCGGGGAGCGGTTCACGCTCGCCTATCTGCACTCGGTCTCGCAGACGCGGGTGAGCGGCGTCTTCGAGGTGGTGGCCGGGGGCGACCTCGTCGTCCGCGAGACCTCCTTCGGCACCTTCGGGCCCGGTCTTCCCGAGCTCGGGCCGGGCGACCGGTACGAGATCCGCGACGGGCTCATCCGCCAGTTCGGCCTGAACCAGCGCCTGCCGGAGATCTCGCTCTTCGTTCATCCGTACACCGAGCACCGGCTCGAGGTCGGCGGGCGCACCCTGGATCTCTCCGGAACGCTCCCCGGGGGCACGCTGGTGCGCATCGCCGTCGAAGCCACCCGCTGACCCTGCCCCGGCCCGACGTGCTTCGGCTCCGGGTGACAGCGCCGGGTCGGGCGGGAACACCGGTCCCGTGGCGATAACCAATCAGGAAAGGGGAACGCGATGCCGACCGTGCTGTACGAGCAGAAGGATCGCGTCGTCACCATCACGCTCAACCGTCCGGACGCCATGAACGCCGTGGACCCCGAGACCCACGAGGCGCTGATCGACGCGTGGCTGCGCTTCCGGGACGACGACTCCGCCTGGGTCGCGATCCTCACCGGAGCGGGCGACAGGGCGTTCTCTGCCGGGGCGGACCTCAAG contains:
- a CDS encoding DUF1850 domain-containing protein, producing MIRRSRLILALIAVAMVLATAAGAWLPGEMGGGPGPELVVTEARASRVLLRHLVAPGERFTLAYLHSVSQTRVSGVFEVVAGGDLVVRETSFGTFGPGLPELGPGDRYEIRDGLIRQFGLNQRLPEISLFVHPYTEHRLEVGGRTLDLSGTLPGGTLVRIAVEATR